ATGAAACAAAGAGTAGCAGGCAAACATAAATTACCAACCTATAAATACAGAGACTATGGTTCCCTAGTTAATTTGGGGCGTTACACAACAGTCGGTAGTTTAATGGGTGCTATATCTGGGGGGTCTATGTATATAGAAGGTCTGATTGCACGTCTGATGTATCGATCACTCTATCAAATGCATTTGGTGGCATTACATGGATTCTTTTCGGTACTATTGCAATCGCTAGGAAGATTTATTTCACGAAGAACTGAGCCGCAGGTGAAGTTGCATTAGTTAGTCATCTTAGTATTGCGATAAACTCGGTTAATAATAGACATGCTAATAATAATAAATAGACCAAAAATTGCTATGATTGAGTTAATAGGAATATTGCTTTTTACCATCATTAAGTAAAGCCCAAGCATAATAAGTATACCAATATGCTCATTGAAATTTTGGACTGCAATAGAGTGGCCAGCGCCAATGAGTAAGTGACCTCTGTGTTGCAGTAATGCATTCAGGGGCACCACAAAAAAGCCACTCAATACGCCAATGATAAACAATAATATACCAGCAATCACCCAGTTAGTAATACACACCATTGCAATAACAAGTCCACCCATCACGATGCCTGCTGGTAATACTTTTACGGAATTTTCTAGGGTAATGTAACGCGATGCGATGATAGAACCAACCGCAATGCCGATAGCGACCATGGCAATAAGCTGCGTTGACTGTTCAATTGTAAAGTTTAAGATAATAGCGGCCCAAGATAGCACGACTAATCGCAGTGTTGCCCCGGCGCCCCAGAATAACGTTGTCACAGCCAAAGAAACTTGTCCTAGCGGATCTTTCCATAGCGTTCGAAAAGCATGTAAAAAATCCTGGATAATAAAGAATAAACGCTTTTGTTCTGGTTTGTGATCTATTGGTAGTTTTGGAATATAGTAATTAAAGACAGCGGCAGCTAAATATAAACCACCAATCATCCACATGCCTATTTGAAGATGATTAGTAGCTAGCATACCACCAAGAATAGCGCCAAAAATAATGGCTGTGACAGTTGAGCCTTCCATCCAGCCATTCGCTGCGACAAGTTGATTGCTAGGTAATAATTCAGTCAATATGCCATATTTGGCTGGTGAGTAAGCCGCAGCGCCGATACCGACAATACCATAAGCATAGAGAGGGGGCATGCCAAATATCATCGCCGCACAGCCAAAGACTTTAATCAGATTTGAGCAAAACATGACACTGCCTTTTGGGAAAGCATCGGCAATAGAACCAACAAAAGGAGCAAGTACAATATAAGAAATAACAAAAAACTGCTGTAGCAACGGGGTATGCCAGTCTGGGGCACTCAAGGTTGACAGGAGTGCAATGGCAGTAAATAACAATGCGTTGTCAGCAAGCGCCGATAAAAACTGTGCTATCAAGATAATATGAAACTGCTTATTCATCAAGCTAGACCAGTGATTGTTGTGAAAGCATCGTCTATTGGTTTTCTTTACAATACTTCCGCTGCAAAATCAGCTAGGCGAGAGCGTTCACCTCGGATTAGTGTCATATGGCCGTTGTGTGGCCAGTCCTTAAACCGATCCACTACGTAAGTGAGTCCAGAGCTACCTTCTGTCAAATATGGCGTATCAATCTGCTCAATATTACCCAGGCAGACAACTTTTGTTCCTGGCCCTGCGCGTGTAATCAGGGTTTTCATTTGTTTTGGTGTCAAGTTTTGCGCTTCATCAATAATCAGGAATTTATGTAAAAAAGTGCGTCCGCGCATAAAGTTAAGAGACTTTACTTTAATTCGAGTCCGAATCAGATCTTGGGTTGCCGCACGACCCCATTCACCAGCCTCTTCATCCGTCTTATTGAGAACATCTAAGTTATCCTCGAGAGCGCCCATCCAAGGCGCCATTTTTTCTTCTTCTGTACCAGGCAAGAATCCAATATCTTCACCAACTGGCACGGTAACGCGTGTCATAATAATTTCTGAATAGATTTTTTTATCTAAGGTTTGTGTAAGCGCGGCTGCTAATGTTAACAGTGTTTTTCCCGTGCCTGCTTGGCCAAGCAGCGTGACAAAGTCGATATCTGGATCCATGAGCAAATTAAGCGCAAAATTTTGCTCACGATTACGTGCAGTAATGCCCCATACATTGTGTTTAGATTGTGAGTGATCTTGAATGACTTGTAAAACGGCACTGTTATTCTCAATCTTACGGACGATGGAATGAAATGGTTTTTCATAGTCATAATAAATAAATTCATTCACCATAAAGCTGCTGACCAACGGGCCTGTAATGCGATAGTACATATTGCCAGAGTCTTGCCATGATTCCATATCTTTACTGTGATTTTCCCAAAAATCTTCTGGTAATTCTCTACTGCCAGAGTAAAGTAAGTCAGTATCTTCTAATACTTTATCGTTGAAGTAGTCTTCTGCCAGTAGCCCCATAGCGCGGGCTTTGATGCGGATATTAATATCTTTACTAACCAAAACAACTTCACGATTGGTCTGTTGTGTGTGTAGATTAAGGACAACGCTGATAATTTGATTGTCAGCTTTGCTACCAGCCAAACCGGGCAATTCTGTATTGATCTGATTAGTTTGAAGAAAGAGTCGTCCAGTGACATGTCGGTTGCCTTGGATAGCAAGCGGACAACCCTTAGCTAAATCAATTAAATCAGTGCCAACAATTTCTTCTAAATAACGACTTGCTTGCCGAGCATTACGTGCAACTTCCGTCAATCCTTTTTTATTGTTATCAAGCTCTTCAAGGGTGACCATTGGTAAAAAAATATCATGCTCTTCAAACCGAAACAGTGAGGATGGATCGTGCATCAATACATTGGTATCTAATACAAAGAGTTTTGTGGATGTCGAATTTTTTTTTGCCATAAGAGAAATGATTAAGTATAAATGGTTAAATGGATTGTATAAATGCCAAGACTTCTTCTACATGTCCGTTCACTTTTACTTTACGCCATTCTTTAATGAGGGTGCCGTTTTTATCGATAACAAAAGTGCTGCGCTCGATGCCACGAACTTGTTTGCCATACATGTTTTTCATTTTAATCACATCAAATAAATGACAGGCTTCTTCTTCTGCATCTGAAAGCAATTCAAATGGCAGGCTAAACTTAGCTTTGAAGTTTTCGTGTGATGGTAAGCTATCACGAGAAATGCCAACAATTTCTGTATTGGCCGCCTGAAAGGCAGAATAAAAATCTCTAAATTGCATGCCTTGTGTAGTGCAGCCAGGCGTAGCATCTTTGGGATAAAAATAGATGACTAGATTTTTACCTAAATAATTTGAGCGTTTAAATGTGTGATCGCTGGTTGCGGGAAGTTCGAAATCTGGAACAGTTTGATTAAGCATAAATTTATTTTATCTATATGATTGATAGTCACGATATTTGTTTGAGTGGCTATATGAAAGACAGTTCTATTGTTGTAAAAATTAGCAATTAAAGCAAGTAGAATCGAAAGAAATTTATTCTTATGATGGTGTTATTGAATTGGTGGTTACAGCATGCTACTACTGCGGGAATTGCAATGTAATTTGGGTGCCAGGATGTGCCGTTGTTTGAAACTTAATCGTGCCATTCAGCACCTCACATGCCTTAAAAGCGAAAGGGATACCTAAGCCTGTGCCAAATCTTTTAGTCGATCTGCCTGGACTAAATGCATTAGCTAAGGGAGTAAAAGGCATCCCGCCGCCTTGATCTATAATGTTAATTTCGAATATCTTCTGTTTTAATGAAGTGCTGAATTGAATTTGGCTATTTGGAGGGGATGCTTCAATCGCATTCAAAATCAGGTTATAAAACACTTGTTCCAGTAAATGTTCATCAGTTAGCAAGTATTGTTTTTCGGGCTTGACGCTTATCACCAGCTTAATCTGCTTCTCTTGCAGCTTTGGTTGCAATGGCACAATGGCACTGTCTACGATTTTTTTGAATAACACATGACTAAAAGCGGGTTTTACGGGATGTAAATAAGCGAGTAAAGAAGTGGTCCAGCGCTCTAGCCTATCCACGGTATTAATGATGCCATTGATTGATTCCTGCGTATCTTTGTCGTCCTTATTCACATCAATCACTTGTGCCGTTGCCCGGATGCTAGCGAGTGGATTTCTGATGTTGTGCGCCAGCATTGGGACAAGCAGACCAAGGGCGGCTTGCTTTTCTGTGCGCACTAAGGCATTGCGGCTTTCTGCTAAATCGTCAGCCATTTTATTAATTTCTAGGGATAGAATCGAGAGTTCTTCCGCTCCCGTGCTGGGCACTTGATGCGCTAAATTGCCAGCACTAATTTCTCTTGTTGCTTTCATCATGGCATGAATTGGATTAACAATGGCACGTTTTAGAAAAATACGGGACACGATCAGTAAAAGACCAGCCAATAAAACAGGGATGATTAATATGATAATTGAGGCTTTTTTGGCGTCTTCTAGGCGCATTTTTAGTTCATTTTGCTTTAATGTTAGTAAGTTTTCTGCGCGTTTAGAAACAGTTTCATAACGACTAAAGATGCCAGTTTCCATATCGTGATAGAGTCTTTTGCGAGATTCGCTGTTAGGGCTAGCTTGATACTGAAGAAACATACTAGGTGCTTCTGCAACAAACACTTGATAATTTTCTTTCAAATCGGCAATGGCTTTTTGCTCAGCAGAACCAACTGCTAATTTTTCTAACCTTTTAAAATGTATCAGAATAGATTGCGTATAGCTGTTGTATTCTTCAATTGCGTTGTTGTCACTCAAAAGGAAGGCATCAAATAGTTCTTTCATTTGACGGTAGAGATCACCACGGGTTTGTTGAATTTCCTGCACTAGAATATGAATCCGCTGTGATTCTTTAGCTGACTTATCCCATAAATGAATGCCGAAAACACCCCCCATGACTGCCAGCAAAATCAATATGATAAAAATTAACTCATGAGCTAAAAGCAAGTCTCTCAGCGATTTTTTTTTGATTATATTGGTCAGCCTAGCCATTTGCGAGTTTAAAGGCAACAGGGACTGAGATATTGAATATATTGCCTTGAAGTACTTTTGGCGGTGCAGGAAAAGGAGATGCTTTTTCAACCATTTCTAATGCGCGTTTATCCAAAGCGTCGTATCCACTGCTTTCGCGTACGATGGCAGACAATACATTGCCATGGTTATCAATTTGAAGATCCAGTACAACAGTGCCTTCCCAGCCTCGTCTCTCAGCAATTTTAGGATAAGATTTATGCTTTGCAATGGCACGTCCCAATAAGTTTCCATAAGCATTTCTGGCACTATCAATGTCAACTTGACTAGGCCCGGGAGGGGGCTCTATAACGGTTGGGGGTGTTGGTGCGACGAATTCTGATTTTCGGTTTGTGGTTGGCGCTACCGCAATGACCTCTTCAATCTCAGTACTGGGCGCATCCTCTGTTTGCGGGGCAGGATCTGGTGGTGTAATCTGCTTAATTGGTGTTGGCTTAATGATTGGCTTTGGTTTTTTTTTAATGGGCTTTGGTTTTGGCGGCTCAGGCACTTCAACTGGAGGTGAAGGTTCTTCGATAGCTGCTGATGCAGCTGGTTCTGGTTGTAGCAACTCAATTTTTAATATTTGTATTTCTTGTTTCGCGTCAGAAAAATCAAAGTTAGGCACGACCACTACAGCAAGTGCATGCACAAATATTGAGGCTGTTACA
This region of Methylophilaceae bacterium genomic DNA includes:
- the lplT gene encoding lysophospholipid transporter LplT; amino-acid sequence: MNKQFHIILIAQFLSALADNALLFTAIALLSTLSAPDWHTPLLQQFFVISYIVLAPFVGSIADAFPKGSVMFCSNLIKVFGCAAMIFGMPPLYAYGIVGIGAAAYSPAKYGILTELLPSNQLVAANGWMEGSTVTAIIFGAILGGMLATNHLQIGMWMIGGLYLAAAVFNYYIPKLPIDHKPEQKRLFFIIQDFLHAFRTLWKDPLGQVSLAVTTLFWGAGATLRLVVLSWAAIILNFTIEQSTQLIAMVAIGIAVGSIIASRYITLENSVKVLPAGIVMGGLVIAMVCITNWVIAGILLFIIGVLSGFFVVPLNALLQHRGHLLIGAGHSIAVQNFNEHIGILIMLGLYLMMVKSNIPINSIIAIFGLFIIISMSIINRVYRNTKMTN
- a CDS encoding PhoH family protein, encoding MAKKNSTSTKLFVLDTNVLMHDPSSLFRFEEHDIFLPMVTLEELDNNKKGLTEVARNARQASRYLEEIVGTDLIDLAKGCPLAIQGNRHVTGRLFLQTNQINTELPGLAGSKADNQIISVVLNLHTQQTNREVVLVSKDINIRIKARAMGLLAEDYFNDKVLEDTDLLYSGSRELPEDFWENHSKDMESWQDSGNMYYRITGPLVSSFMVNEFIYYDYEKPFHSIVRKIENNSAVLQVIQDHSQSKHNVWGITARNREQNFALNLLMDPDIDFVTLLGQAGTGKTLLTLAAALTQTLDKKIYSEIIMTRVTVPVGEDIGFLPGTEEEKMAPWMGALEDNLDVLNKTDEEAGEWGRAATQDLIRTRIKVKSLNFMRGRTFLHKFLIIDEAQNLTPKQMKTLITRAGPGTKVVCLGNIEQIDTPYLTEGSSGLTYVVDRFKDWPHNGHMTLIRGERSRLADFAAEVL
- a CDS encoding peroxiredoxin, which produces MLNQTVPDFELPATSDHTFKRSNYLGKNLVIYFYPKDATPGCTTQGMQFRDFYSAFQAANTEIVGISRDSLPSHENFKAKFSLPFELLSDAEEEACHLFDVIKMKNMYGKQVRGIERSTFVIDKNGTLIKEWRKVKVNGHVEEVLAFIQSI
- a CDS encoding HAMP domain-containing protein, which encodes MARLTNIIKKKSLRDLLLAHELIFIILILLAVMGGVFGIHLWDKSAKESQRIHILVQEIQQTRGDLYRQMKELFDAFLLSDNNAIEEYNSYTQSILIHFKRLEKLAVGSAEQKAIADLKENYQVFVAEAPSMFLQYQASPNSESRKRLYHDMETGIFSRYETVSKRAENLLTLKQNELKMRLEDAKKASIIILIIPVLLAGLLLIVSRIFLKRAIVNPIHAMMKATREISAGNLAHQVPSTGAEELSILSLEINKMADDLAESRNALVRTEKQAALGLLVPMLAHNIRNPLASIRATAQVIDVNKDDKDTQESINGIINTVDRLERWTTSLLAYLHPVKPAFSHVLFKKIVDSAIVPLQPKLQEKQIKLVISVKPEKQYLLTDEHLLEQVFYNLILNAIEASPPNSQIQFSTSLKQKIFEINIIDQGGGMPFTPLANAFSPGRSTKRFGTGLGIPFAFKACEVLNGTIKFQTTAHPGTQITLQFPQ
- a CDS encoding energy transducer TonB yields the protein MDIIINRQRLDGRGIIWAVTASIFVHALAVVVVPNFDFSDAKQEIQILKIELLQPEPAASAAIEEPSPPVEVPEPPKPKPIKKKPKPIIKPTPIKQITPPDPAPQTEDAPSTEIEEVIAVAPTTNRKSEFVAPTPPTVIEPPPGPSQVDIDSARNAYGNLLGRAIAKHKSYPKIAERRGWEGTVVLDLQIDNHGNVLSAIVRESSGYDALDKRALEMVEKASPFPAPPKVLQGNIFNISVPVAFKLANG